The Fusobacterium sp. DD2 region AGGTAGAAAAAAAGAGATGATAGTTTTATCAAATGGTAAAAATATTAATCCAGGAGATATTGAGACTTCAATTTTAAAAGAGACAGATTTAATTAAAGAGATAGCAATAATGGAATACAATAACCACTTAATGGCTGTTGTATATCCTGATTTTGATGTAATAAGAAGAAAGAAGATAAGCAATATAAAAGAAACATTAAAATGGGAAATAATAGACAAATACAATGTTACAGCACCTAAATATAGAAAGATTCTTGAAATTAAAATAGTAAAAGATGAATTACCAAAGACTAAAATTGGAAAAATAAGAAGATTTATGCTTAAGGATTTCTTGAAAAAAATGGATACTGATGGAGACGAGAATCTTCTTAAAAAGAAAAAAGTTGAAATTCCTGAAGATATTGCTTATGAATATGGAGTTCTTAAAGATTATCTTGAAAAATCATATAATACAGAAGTCGAGCCAGATTATCATTTAGAGTTAGACCTTGGTTTTGACTCACTTGACATGGTTGAAATTCTTTCATTTATTGAAGGAAACTTTGGAGTAAAGATTCCAGAAGAAAAATTCAGTGAGATGAAAAATGTACTAGCAATTGCACAGTACATAAAAGATAATGGTGGAAATTATCACGAAGAGGGAACAAACTGGAAGAAAATTTTAGAGCAGGATGTAGATGTTCCACTTCCAAAATCAAGTACAGTATCAAAAATCACAAGATTTATATTTAAACCTGTACTAGCACTATATTTCCGTTTCAAAAAAATTGATACAGATAAAATACCACAGGAACCAGCTATATATGTTGGAAACCACCAAAGCTTTATTGATGGTTTTGCATTTAATGAATGTGTAGGTTACAGCAAGTTAAAAGATACATATTATATTGCAGTAGCACAGCACTTTGATAGCCCTGTAAGAAGATTTTTAGCTAATAGAGGTAATATTATAATTATTGATATTAATAAGAATCTTAAAGATACATTACAGATAGCTGCAAAAGTGCTAAGAAATGGTAAAAATCTTGTTATATTCCCAGAAGGAGCAAGAACAAGAGATGGAGAACTTCAAGAGTTTAAAAAGACTTTTGCAATATTGTCTAAAGAATTAAATATTCAAGTGGTGCCATTTGGAATAAAAGGCGCATATGAAGCTATGCCTTATGGAAGTAAATTTCCAAAAGCAAGACCAGTAGAAATGAAATTCTTTGACCCAATACAGCCAAAAGATTTAACTATTGAAGAGATTGTTAAAAAATCTAGAGATGTTATTAAAGAGTGGCTTGAAGACTAGTTGCTCAAAAGGGGAAAATTATGTTAGTAGAAGTAACTGATAAAGTCTTAGACTTTATGAAAAAGAAAAACTATGTCGGAATTATAGTTGACAAAGAAATTCAAGGTTGTGGCTGAGCAGGCCCTAGGGAATCAATTCGAGGCGAATTTGTAAAGACTATGGAAGACATAGAAAATGAGTTAGGAAATTACAATGTAAAAGAGGTGTCTGGAATAAAAGTGTTTATTCCAAAGCATCTGGATGATAGGTCAGCACCTCACATAAGA contains the following coding sequences:
- a CDS encoding AMP-binding protein; this translates as MKFIYDRKKVAVIFHDREYTYKEIIKGIKYYSTLFKIAPDDKVVVTMENRPEMICSIFSVWENKGTTIVLDSGYTPEQFAYAFKDSEPKCVFTSKKIAEVIKKGIELSGLDIQMLIVDDIDVPEEFEPNNYEVIIEDMEKIALILYTSGTTGQPKGVMLSFNNIESNIKAIRDIRLVDENDRVLGLLPYHHILPLNITLLMPMYFGTFLVIIDEISSESLKNALKNYGISVIMGVPRVWELLHKAIMTKINSSWAARKMFNLCAKIKSKSLSQKVFKKVSDELGGKMRVLASGGAKLSPEIMNDFQTLGLGIIEGYGLTETSPLIAFNRMDDITIGSVGEIIPNVEVKIGEDEEILVRGANVMKGYYNNPQATSEAIDKDGWFHTGDLGKFEGKKLFVIGRKKEMIVLSNGKNINPGDIETSILKETDLIKEIAIMEYNNHLMAVVYPDFDVIRRKKISNIKETLKWEIIDKYNVTAPKYRKILEIKIVKDELPKTKIGKIRRFMLKDFLKKMDTDGDENLLKKKKVEIPEDIAYEYGVLKDYLEKSYNTEVEPDYHLELDLGFDSLDMVEILSFIEGNFGVKIPEEKFSEMKNVLAIAQYIKDNGGNYHEEGTNWKKILEQDVDVPLPKSSTVSKITRFIFKPVLALYFRFKKIDTDKIPQEPAIYVGNHQSFIDGFAFNECVGYSKLKDTYYIAVAQHFDSPVRRFLANRGNIIIIDINKNLKDTLQIAAKVLRNGKNLVIFPEGARTRDGELQEFKKTFAILSKELNIQVVPFGIKGAYEAMPYGSKFPKARPVEMKFFDPIQPKDLTIEEIVKKSRDVIKEWLED